The region AAAACCAGTTCGGCCTCACTTTCCCCAGGTAATTGCCTAACACCATGAACATGATTCCCATTCCCAGCTTGGTAAACAGGGCAATGCTGGGGCGGTAGCCCAGGGCCCAGGCGATGGTTAAGAAATATAATCCGGTCATGAACAGGACGAAAATCCAGATGAAGATTTGATAAAAGGGTTTAAACTTCTCATAGTTTTGCCTTTTCGGATCAATGGCCGGCACGAATTTCAGGAGCAGCGCCAATCCCAAATTCATTAACGGCAGGCCTAATGCCCCCATGAATCTGGAGCCGTAACCGTCCACTTCACCCGCCGCGTTCCAGTGAATGGGCACTTGTTCCGGCAGCTGGGGGTAGATGACCAGGCCGAAAACCAGGGTGCCCAGCATGATGACCCACAAAGCCCAGTGAATTTTAATCGTTGTTCCTTTCATCCT is a window of Clostridia bacterium DNA encoding:
- a CDS encoding SdpI family protein, with the translated sequence MKGTTIKIHWALWVIMLGTLVFGLVIYPQLPEQVPIHWNAAGEVDGYGSRFMGALGLPLMNLGLALLLKFVPAIDPKRQNYEKFKPFYQIFIWIFVLFMTGLYFLTIAWALGYRPSIALFTKLGMGIMFMVLGNYLGKVRPNWFFGIRTPWTIENEEVWLRTHRLGGPLMFGAGLITVFLA